One genomic window of Methanobacterium sp. includes the following:
- a CDS encoding nickel-dependent hydrogenase large subunit yields the protein MDDNKQNRTVIEAEVPMGTVHPAALEPYRLRLFVEDEIVRDAEMTVGVNHRGVERIMEGLPVEKANSLTEKICGICSNSHIWNSCRTAEMALGIDVPQRATYIRIIMEELERLHSHLLYLAHGSEVLGHETFSMRLFYIRETVMDLLGMIGGNRVQYGSAVLGGVRPRCELDEMRLQKITEGMDLLEEKITAFADRFVSDPMVMSRITGVGVISQKDALRLACSGPTLRATGVARDLRREMEEYDPFEFDVITQDDGDVKSQLLMRVLEIPEAIKIIRQAVHDLPEGPITNRSWEMQDTPITKSYIEVPRGTLYHSYALEDGRVRNCVIRTPSMANIGAMQHACIGHHITDAQLSVVQCDPCFTCTDRAIEIIKI from the coding sequence ATGGACGATAACAAACAAAACCGGACGGTTATCGAAGCAGAAGTTCCAATGGGAACTGTCCACCCTGCTGCCCTTGAACCATACCGGCTAAGACTCTTTGTGGAAGACGAAATCGTCCGCGATGCGGAGATGACTGTGGGAGTTAACCACAGGGGAGTGGAGCGGATCATGGAAGGCCTGCCAGTGGAGAAGGCCAACAGCCTAACCGAGAAGATCTGTGGAATATGCTCCAACAGCCACATCTGGAACTCCTGCCGGACGGCGGAAATGGCTCTGGGAATAGATGTACCACAAAGAGCGACTTACATCCGTATCATAATGGAAGAACTGGAAAGACTCCACAGCCATCTACTCTACCTGGCCCACGGAAGCGAAGTACTGGGTCATGAAACATTCTCAATGCGCCTATTTTACATCCGAGAAACAGTGATGGACCTCCTGGGAATGATTGGGGGAAATCGTGTCCAGTACGGTTCAGCAGTACTGGGAGGGGTCAGACCACGCTGTGAACTGGATGAAATGCGTTTACAAAAGATTACAGAAGGAATGGATCTTCTTGAAGAGAAAATCACTGCATTTGCCGACAGATTTGTATCCGATCCCATGGTAATGAGCAGGATCACCGGAGTGGGAGTAATCAGTCAGAAAGATGCCCTTAGACTTGCTTGCTCTGGTCCAACACTACGGGCTACTGGTGTTGCCCGTGATTTAAGGAGGGAAATGGAGGAGTACGATCCATTTGAGTTTGATGTAATCACCCAGGATGATGGTGATGTCAAGTCCCAACTACTGATGAGGGTTCTGGAGATACCTGAAGCCATCAAGATCATACGTCAGGCAGTTCATGACCTTCCAGAGGGCCCTATAACCAACAGGAGTTGGGAGATGCAGGATACACCCATTACCAAGAGTTATATTGAAGTTCCCAGGGGAACACTTTACCATTCCTATGCCCTGGAAGATGGTAGGGTTAGAAACTGTGTCATAAGAACGCCCTCCATGGCTAACATCGGAGCCATGCAACATGCCTGTATCGGTCATCACATTACCGATGCCCAGCTTTCAGTGGTGCAATGTGACCCCTGTTTCACCTGCACTGACCGGGCAATTGAGATCATTAAGATATGA
- a CDS encoding NADH-quinone oxidoreductase subunit H — MDLIYSLIAVIGTLVVAFIVSLFLPGIERKFIHARIQQRVGPPITSPGIMAPLKFFFKKTITPESPMPRLYNALPLISLIIVVILLVLLIPEMYFLGALASVIALVGFLKVEEIMYMFMGSLSRSVLSVRMPFPDKAKGAAHPETTQSFFEELSSLRAFRLIAFGSFPVYIAMFVAVAMSGSIYLQDIIAYQQVHGPILFTVAGVMGAIVFFIGYMILLNEYPFAILKGKPDVVEGPYLEYAAKYRAYVYITRGFLMFTLSTLFATLFLGIAPNILNPTFIITIIVALLFPMLMAVLSAFSPIFTYKQFYPTVAGVSIIGVLAIVAALL, encoded by the coding sequence ATGGACCTTATATATTCCCTAATAGCAGTAATAGGCACCCTGGTGGTGGCCTTCATTGTGAGTCTCTTCTTACCGGGTATTGAACGAAAGTTCATCCACGCCCGGATACAGCAGAGGGTAGGACCACCCATCACCAGTCCCGGGATCATGGCCCCCCTCAAATTCTTCTTCAAAAAAACCATCACCCCTGAATCCCCAATGCCCCGATTGTACAATGCACTACCACTTATAAGCCTGATAATTGTAGTAATCCTGTTGGTATTGTTGATCCCTGAGATGTACTTTTTAGGAGCACTGGCCAGTGTAATTGCCCTGGTAGGATTCCTGAAAGTGGAAGAAATAATGTACATGTTCATGGGAAGCCTGTCCAGATCCGTACTCTCAGTACGCATGCCCTTCCCGGATAAAGCCAAAGGAGCCGCACACCCAGAAACAACCCAATCATTTTTCGAAGAACTCAGCAGTCTTCGGGCATTCCGGCTCATAGCATTTGGATCATTCCCAGTATACATTGCTATGTTTGTGGCAGTGGCCATGAGTGGAAGCATCTACCTCCAGGACATCATAGCCTACCAGCAGGTACACGGACCTATTCTCTTCACTGTGGCCGGAGTAATGGGAGCAATTGTATTCTTCATAGGATACATGATACTCTTAAATGAGTACCCATTTGCCATATTAAAAGGCAAACCTGATGTAGTTGAAGGACCCTACCTGGAATATGCTGCAAAATACAGGGCATATGTTTATATAACCCGTGGATTTTTGATGTTCACACTGTCAACCCTATTTGCCACTCTGTTCTTGGGAATAGCACCAAACATCCTGAACCCCACATTCATAATAACCATCATCGTGGCCCTGCTCTTCCCCATGCTCATGGCAGTTCTCAGCGCATTCTCACCAATATTCACCTACAAACAGTTCTACCCCACTGTAGCAGGGGTTTCCATTATAGGAGTGCTGGCCATAGTTGCAGCCTTACTTTAA
- a CDS encoding energy-converting hydrogenase B subunit P, which produces MKIVIRPQHIISLGGYIVETDFPYRNVIVVNPTEEPIKLEVPVFHEEWIEEQRQLGLEITPLTEKDNYLSNFRKAKARLDKLKAEKGIKAE; this is translated from the coding sequence ATGAAAATTGTGATAAGACCCCAGCATATCATCAGTCTAGGGGGTTATATTGTGGAAACGGATTTTCCCTACCGGAACGTGATTGTGGTAAACCCCACAGAGGAGCCTATAAAGTTGGAGGTTCCCGTATTCCATGAGGAATGGATCGAGGAACAACGCCAGCTGGGACTGGAAATCACTCCCCTCACTGAAAAAGACAACTACCTGAGTAACTTCCGTAAGGCCAAGGCCCGACTGGACAAATTAAAAGCAGAAAAAGGAATAAAGGCAGAGTAA
- a CDS encoding MBL fold metallo-hydrolase, which translates to MQITEHIHAIKIPFQVKTNSGILERFVYSYLIYGDDVCLIDSGVSSSEKVIFDYLEKTGHAPDDISLMILTHSHPDHIGSAKSIQRISGCEIAAHCGEKSWIEDVDLQFKERPVPNFHSLVEGSVQVDIVLEAGEVVDLGGNIQLEVIHTPGHSAGSISLHIPPERVLITGDAVPLPGDLPIYGDFAKSVMSIERLKAVKGLEVLLASWDEPQKGDDIHQRMDEALDYLQHIQEVVEKLAPVNSPADSMEFCRIVLKELGLPEPAANPIVARSFQANLKDLGEKD; encoded by the coding sequence ATGCAAATCACAGAACACATTCACGCTATTAAAATTCCGTTCCAGGTTAAGACCAACTCTGGAATTCTGGAACGCTTTGTCTATTCCTATCTGATATACGGAGATGACGTTTGTTTGATAGATAGCGGAGTTAGCTCTTCAGAAAAGGTAATCTTCGATTATCTTGAAAAAACAGGACATGCACCTGATGATATCTCCTTAATGATTTTAACCCACTCTCATCCAGACCATATTGGTTCTGCCAAGTCCATTCAAAGAATTTCTGGCTGTGAGATAGCAGCTCATTGTGGTGAGAAATCCTGGATTGAAGATGTAGATCTACAATTCAAGGAACGACCAGTCCCCAATTTCCATTCCCTGGTAGAGGGATCAGTTCAGGTGGACATTGTTCTAGAGGCGGGGGAGGTTGTTGATTTAGGTGGAAATATTCAATTAGAAGTTATACACACCCCTGGTCATTCTGCAGGTTCAATATCCCTCCACATCCCCCCGGAAAGGGTTCTAATTACAGGGGATGCGGTGCCACTCCCTGGAGATCTGCCTATCTATGGTGATTTTGCCAAATCCGTCATGTCCATTGAAAGATTGAAGGCAGTTAAAGGTTTGGAAGTGTTGTTAGCCTCCTGGGATGAGCCCCAAAAAGGTGATGATATTCATCAACGGATGGATGAAGCTTTGGATTATCTTCAACATATTCAGGAAGTTGTTGAAAAACTTGCCCCTGTAAATTCGCCCGCTGATTCAATGGAATTCTGCAGGATAGTTTTAAAAGAGTTAGGTTTGCCAGAACCTGCTGCCAATCCCATAGTTGCCAGATCTTTCCAGGCTAATCTAAAAGATTTGGGAGAGAAAGATTAA
- a CDS encoding PepSY domain-containing protein — protein sequence MNEKLIRVMVLVGVMLTVVTVVALALVASGIPEDDSKQLKKEELAAMDTNNTTNSSNKTKNIRNIISPAEAQEIAEKFIKEPGATPGIPKWDEEDGEMVYIVPVVINGTSVGEITINALTGENMGGAGGVSYGSSP from the coding sequence ATGAATGAAAAATTAATCAGGGTAATGGTGCTGGTGGGTGTAATGTTAACTGTGGTAACTGTGGTGGCACTGGCACTTGTTGCTTCTGGAATTCCGGAAGATGATTCGAAACAATTGAAAAAAGAAGAGTTAGCTGCCATGGATACAAATAATACAACTAATTCGTCCAATAAAACTAAAAATATTAGAAATATCATATCTCCAGCAGAAGCTCAGGAGATAGCAGAAAAATTCATAAAAGAACCAGGAGCCACGCCAGGGATACCAAAATGGGATGAAGAAGACGGTGAAATGGTTTACATTGTGCCAGTGGTAATAAACGGAACCAGTGTGGGAGAAATAACCATAAACGCCCTTACAGGGGAGAATATGGGTGGTGCTGGTGGTGTATCCTACGGGTCTTCTCCTTAA
- a CDS encoding SRPBCC domain-containing protein, giving the protein MKEIYTEIEINAPASKVWSILNDFEKFPTWNPFMKKISGNLQEGSDLKAFIQPPNSSGMTIKPKILEYHAGKELRWLGRLWIPKLFDGEHSWITEEINENKTLFIQKERFSGLFVPFGSTLLKNTKAGFEMMNRALKEEAEKKIIN; this is encoded by the coding sequence ATGAAAGAGATTTATACCGAAATCGAGATAAATGCTCCGGCCAGCAAAGTGTGGAGCATATTAAATGATTTTGAGAAATTTCCAACATGGAATCCCTTTATGAAAAAGATTTCAGGAAATCTTCAGGAAGGGTCAGATCTCAAAGCTTTTATACAACCTCCTAATTCCAGTGGAATGACAATTAAGCCAAAGATTCTTGAATACCATGCAGGAAAAGAATTAAGATGGTTAGGGAGATTATGGATCCCTAAACTGTTTGATGGTGAACACAGTTGGATCACTGAGGAAATAAATGAAAATAAAACTTTGTTCATTCAAAAAGAAAGATTTAGTGGATTGTTTGTTCCATTTGGATCCACCTTGCTAAAAAATACCAAAGCGGGTTTTGAAATGATGAACCGTGCTTTAAAAGAAGAGGCGGAGAAAAAAATAATCAATTAG
- a CDS encoding GMC family oxidoreductase N-terminal domain-containing protein, with amino-acid sequence MRAIVVGSGAGGATAARELQSRGFEVVVLEAGPPFKPFTRRISWAEPLRRFGLLGGESTFKHLFPPMDIQRSSQELVLVRGLSTGGSTVLACGNLVRADRGLKEIGLDLTPEYDELEGELKPTAIPQENWRPVTNEMFRSARDMGLNPQPTPKVVDTSKCNNCGLCELGCVRGARWDSRKFLTEAIRKGAVLKSRSPVERVITENGRVSGVITHDNKKYNADVVVLAAGGIGSPQILKNSGLKAEDHLWVDIVLTLGGVLPGARQLEEPPMAWYTQHEDYILSPYPDILSHYFHKPWRKVPIQDRVGLMVKLADTEEGAVYADGKVDKPLTAHDQERLDLAINQAQEVMEGAGVSGPFVRGVPNGGHLGGTVPLKKEDVPNMRPSWLPEGLWVADLSLSPRSQGLPTILLTAALSLRVSRKILETME; translated from the coding sequence ATGAGAGCCATTGTAGTTGGTAGTGGTGCGGGAGGGGCTACCGCGGCCCGTGAATTACAATCGAGGGGTTTTGAAGTGGTGGTGCTGGAGGCAGGTCCTCCTTTCAAGCCGTTCACACGACGGATATCCTGGGCTGAACCCCTGCGTCGTTTTGGACTCCTGGGAGGGGAGAGTACCTTTAAACATTTATTCCCACCAATGGACATACAGCGCTCATCCCAGGAACTGGTCCTGGTACGGGGCCTTTCAACTGGTGGTTCAACTGTTCTTGCGTGTGGAAATCTGGTAAGGGCTGATCGGGGTTTAAAAGAGATTGGTTTAGATTTAACCCCAGAATATGATGAACTGGAGGGCGAATTAAAGCCCACTGCCATTCCACAGGAAAACTGGAGGCCTGTAACGAATGAAATGTTCCGTTCAGCACGGGATATGGGTTTAAACCCCCAACCCACACCCAAAGTGGTTGACACCTCCAAATGTAACAATTGTGGCCTCTGTGAATTGGGATGTGTACGTGGAGCGCGATGGGATTCACGGAAATTCCTCACAGAAGCCATAAGAAAAGGTGCAGTTCTCAAGAGCAGGTCTCCAGTAGAAAGGGTCATCACCGAAAATGGGAGGGTAAGTGGAGTTATAACTCACGATAATAAGAAATACAATGCGGATGTGGTGGTTCTGGCCGCTGGAGGTATTGGAAGCCCCCAGATACTCAAAAATTCCGGTTTAAAAGCCGAGGATCACCTATGGGTGGACATCGTTTTAACCCTGGGAGGTGTTCTCCCTGGTGCCCGTCAACTGGAGGAGCCACCCATGGCCTGGTACACCCAGCATGAAGATTATATTCTATCTCCCTACCCTGATATTCTCTCCCATTACTTTCACAAACCCTGGAGAAAGGTTCCAATCCAGGATAGGGTTGGATTAATGGTTAAACTGGCAGATACTGAAGAAGGTGCTGTTTATGCTGATGGGAAGGTTGACAAACCCCTGACTGCCCATGATCAGGAGAGATTAGATCTGGCTATCAACCAGGCACAGGAAGTAATGGAAGGTGCAGGAGTTTCTGGCCCATTTGTCAGGGGCGTTCCCAATGGAGGCCACCTTGGTGGAACAGTACCCCTTAAGAAGGAGGATGTACCTAATATGAGACCATCCTGGCTTCCTGAAGGGTTGTGGGTGGCTGATCTTTCACTGTCTCCCCGTTCTCAGGGACTTCCCACCATACTACTTACCGCTGCACTGTCTTTGAGGGTGTCACGAAAGATCCTGGAAACTATGGAATAA
- a CDS encoding AMP-binding protein: MNNNLNENGEEKMPSTVLITGANGFLGTQITRQLIKRDDLKIIALVRAESKEQALKRLERAWYDWEELTASLNHQVKVVPGDITLENLGLDEDDYQELASSINHIIHTVADLGLHTPLEELRKTNLEGTCKLLELAHHAKDEFKGFSHISTAYIAGKQKGIILEDELTDQYGFWSNYEKSKYEAEIAVRKSGLPFTIFRPGMVVGDSKTGEIKTFNTVYALLKLYLTGRIRLIPTSPSLTLNMVPVDYVACAVADLTFSPKVEGKTFHLTTPTSQLPTIRELLDLVQKWARKELGVNLPSPIFLPISSLIQKVSSPHRLKHSSGLLNTLFTLAPYLDEKRVFSQENIQKYLDTNIPHWENYLPVILNYAVYRGFFHRSERTVHEQVLFRLKSKSYPVSCYDIVDGHIKEKHPASLREDIQNAAGALKEMGIHQGDRVALVGLNSSRYLTLEVAIGLLGAVSVPLYYTSPPMEINNVLKASGAKILFIGTPHLMKRLDELHEPPDETPNKKPDGIPDKPHNKDQDENLNESKNSYKPLEMVSFCRESQKIPDNVLSWSRFLEKWNPNHERGLSLNQAPVSFSDLATIRYTSGTTGKPKGVTFNHGNLRWMAESMASLPSWKDRNREVRYLSFLPMNHVVEGILGTYSPYYAPAPLKIHFLEDFNHLASALPQVRPTIFFSVPRFYEKLWSNLKNTSLGGHYIHLKEGTLKKILKPLVRRSFLNKAGLDRCAQLIVGSATSSQQLTYDYHELEIEVHNAYGLTEAPLVTLNRRGVNRIGTVGEALPETSIKIAEDNEIMIKGPQVTPGYFETDLDPPIKDGWLKTGDMGYLTPEGSLVITGRKKELMINSYGKSIDPLRIEALLRDAPGTCEVMLVGEGKPYLGGLFWVEENYNPHDISKTIQEINQGLSRPEQVKRWVILSNDLSIDGGDLTANMKLKREIITRRYQDVIDALYQGTSHPLILHIDQLEADNGT; encoded by the coding sequence ATGAACAATAATCTTAATGAGAATGGTGAAGAGAAAATGCCGAGCACTGTTCTAATAACCGGAGCAAACGGCTTCCTGGGAACTCAAATCACCCGTCAGTTAATCAAAAGAGATGACCTGAAAATCATAGCCCTGGTACGTGCTGAAAGTAAAGAACAGGCATTAAAACGTTTGGAACGGGCGTGGTATGACTGGGAAGAACTCACTGCCTCACTGAATCACCAGGTGAAGGTAGTTCCAGGCGATATAACCCTGGAAAATCTGGGACTGGATGAAGATGATTATCAGGAACTCGCATCAAGCATTAACCACATCATCCACACGGTAGCCGACCTAGGACTCCATACCCCCCTGGAAGAACTTCGAAAGACCAACCTGGAGGGAACCTGCAAACTCCTGGAACTGGCACACCATGCTAAGGATGAATTCAAAGGGTTTTCACATATTTCAACTGCATACATTGCAGGTAAGCAAAAAGGGATTATATTGGAGGATGAATTAACCGACCAGTATGGTTTCTGGAGTAACTATGAAAAGAGCAAATATGAAGCTGAAATAGCTGTTAGAAAATCAGGTTTACCATTTACCATTTTCCGTCCGGGAATGGTGGTGGGAGATTCAAAGACAGGGGAAATTAAAACCTTCAACACAGTATACGCCTTACTAAAACTTTATCTCACTGGAAGAATACGCCTCATCCCCACCAGCCCTTCCTTAACCCTTAACATGGTTCCAGTGGATTATGTGGCCTGTGCTGTGGCTGATTTAACCTTCAGTCCTAAAGTGGAAGGGAAGACATTCCATCTCACCACACCCACATCCCAGCTTCCCACTATCAGGGAGCTTCTGGACTTGGTGCAAAAATGGGCCCGGAAAGAGCTTGGTGTTAACTTACCCAGCCCCATATTCCTACCCATATCATCATTGATCCAGAAAGTATCATCTCCTCATCGTCTGAAGCATTCCTCTGGACTTTTAAATACACTGTTCACACTGGCCCCTTACCTGGATGAGAAAAGGGTCTTCAGCCAGGAAAATATTCAAAAATATTTAGACACAAATATTCCCCACTGGGAAAATTATCTGCCAGTTATCCTTAACTATGCTGTTTACAGGGGCTTTTTCCACCGTTCAGAGCGCACAGTTCATGAACAAGTCTTGTTCCGCCTTAAAAGTAAGAGTTATCCTGTGAGTTGTTACGATATAGTTGATGGTCATATTAAAGAAAAACACCCCGCGTCCTTGAGAGAAGATATTCAAAATGCAGCTGGTGCCCTTAAAGAGATGGGCATCCACCAGGGGGACCGGGTGGCCCTGGTTGGTTTAAACAGCAGCCGTTATCTGACCTTGGAAGTTGCAATAGGCCTTTTAGGTGCTGTCAGCGTGCCTTTATATTATACCAGTCCCCCCATGGAGATAAATAATGTTTTAAAAGCCAGTGGGGCTAAGATCCTTTTCATTGGAACACCCCACCTTATGAAGCGCCTGGACGAACTACATGAACCCCCTGATGAAACTCCAAATAAAAAACCGGATGGAATCCCAGATAAACCCCATAATAAAGATCAGGATGAAAATTTAAATGAATCTAAAAACTCTTATAAACCCCTAGAGATGGTTTCTTTCTGTAGAGAATCTCAAAAAATCCCAGATAATGTTTTATCCTGGTCTAGATTTTTGGAAAAATGGAACCCCAATCATGAGAGAGGGTTAAGTTTAAACCAGGCCCCAGTTAGCTTCAGTGATCTGGCTACCATCCGTTACACCTCTGGCACCACTGGAAAGCCCAAGGGAGTTACTTTCAACCATGGGAATCTGCGGTGGATGGCAGAAAGCATGGCCTCTCTTCCCTCATGGAAGGATCGCAATCGTGAAGTCAGATATCTGTCATTCTTACCTATGAACCATGTGGTGGAAGGAATCCTGGGGACCTATTCACCTTACTATGCACCGGCACCCCTGAAGATCCATTTTCTGGAAGATTTCAATCACCTGGCCTCTGCCCTACCCCAGGTAAGGCCCACCATCTTCTTCTCAGTACCCCGTTTCTACGAAAAACTATGGTCCAATCTGAAAAACACGTCTTTAGGAGGCCATTACATACACTTAAAAGAAGGAACATTGAAAAAGATTCTAAAACCATTGGTGCGCAGGTCTTTCCTAAATAAGGCTGGTCTTGACCGCTGCGCCCAGCTCATTGTGGGTTCGGCTACTTCCAGTCAGCAGCTTACCTATGATTACCATGAACTGGAAATAGAAGTCCACAATGCCTACGGACTAACCGAAGCACCCCTGGTGACCTTAAACCGTAGGGGGGTAAACCGAATAGGAACCGTTGGCGAAGCTCTCCCTGAAACCAGTATAAAAATAGCTGAAGATAATGAAATAATGATTAAGGGACCTCAAGTAACACCGGGTTACTTTGAAACAGATTTAGATCCTCCTATTAAAGATGGTTGGCTTAAAACTGGTGATATGGGTTATTTAACCCCCGAAGGGAGTCTGGTGATTACCGGGAGGAAGAAGGAGCTTATGATCAACTCTTATGGTAAGAGTATAGACCCTCTCCGGATTGAAGCACTTCTACGGGATGCTCCCGGAACTTGTGAAGTAATGCTGGTGGGTGAAGGCAAACCATACCTGGGAGGCCTCTTCTGGGTGGAGGAAAATTACAATCCCCATGATATATCCAAAACCATTCAAGAGATCAATCAGGGCCTTTCACGTCCGGAACAGGTGAAGAGATGGGTTATACTTTCCAACGACCTTTCCATTGATGGTGGGGATCTCACCGCCAATATGAAGCTGAAAAGAGAGATCATCACCCGGCGTTACCAGGATGTGATAGATGCGCTTTACCAGGGTACTTCTCACCCCCTTATCCTACACATTGACCAGCTGGAGGCAGATAATGGGACTTAA
- a CDS encoding polysaccharide pyruvyl transferase family protein, giving the protein MSQKNDSPQKVLLVGYNGANNTGSEARLLSIIKDVKSLLGPHTQITVPTLNEENLRRYLDEDEHLHIAPIPSIFFLAIDRLVAEHDLVLLVEGSCYMDTWTSALLWAFLWATNSAHRHNKPCLAYAVDAGELSSLNRWLVKREASKTDLIITRTKHAMERLQKIGVTAPITSTADCAFTFQEDPEDENFLGKLWPESVKGVVGLAVVDFSLWPVVIRPCGHEKDLYKWPYYFSRSNERKKTREKLIEGWTRTANHIIEKQGKNVALICMEELDQPLAMDIRDNMKNKDKCRVISSGEFNASQMTSMLCELDLLVTSRYHSAVLSLRAGVPQIAVGHDPRLTSFYQDLGLYQEYFICHDAPTLWEDLRVTVDLLLATPNLQKDHLESGLQEQLSLSQKNMVLLQEFLGIKGKGEMK; this is encoded by the coding sequence ATGAGCCAAAAAAATGATTCCCCCCAGAAGGTGCTTCTGGTGGGGTACAATGGTGCCAACAACACCGGATCCGAAGCCCGACTCCTCTCCATTATCAAGGATGTGAAGAGTTTACTGGGACCCCACACCCAAATTACAGTCCCCACGTTGAATGAGGAGAACCTGCGCCGTTATCTGGACGAAGATGAACACTTGCACATTGCCCCCATCCCCTCTATCTTCTTTCTGGCCATTGACAGGCTGGTTGCTGAACACGACCTGGTTTTACTGGTGGAGGGAAGCTGTTACATGGACACCTGGACCTCTGCACTTCTCTGGGCGTTCCTGTGGGCCACTAACAGTGCTCATCGACATAATAAACCATGCCTGGCTTATGCAGTGGATGCTGGCGAGTTATCCTCCCTGAACAGGTGGCTGGTTAAAAGAGAGGCCAGTAAAACTGATCTCATCATCACCAGAACCAAACACGCCATGGAAAGATTACAAAAAATTGGGGTGACTGCACCCATAACCTCCACTGCTGATTGTGCATTCACCTTCCAGGAAGACCCGGAAGATGAAAATTTTTTAGGAAAATTATGGCCCGAATCCGTGAAAGGTGTTGTTGGTCTAGCTGTGGTGGATTTTTCACTTTGGCCTGTGGTTATCAGACCATGTGGGCATGAAAAAGACCTTTATAAGTGGCCTTATTATTTCTCCCGTTCCAATGAAAGGAAAAAAACAAGAGAAAAACTTATTGAAGGATGGACTCGTACTGCGAATCATATAATTGAAAAACAGGGCAAGAATGTGGCCCTCATCTGTATGGAGGAACTGGACCAACCACTGGCCATGGACATCCGTGATAATATGAAAAATAAAGATAAATGCAGGGTAATTTCCTCTGGAGAATTCAATGCATCCCAGATGACGTCCATGCTTTGTGAGCTGGATTTACTGGTCACTTCCCGTTACCATTCTGCGGTTCTATCCCTTAGAGCAGGGGTTCCCCAAATAGCAGTTGGTCATGATCCACGGCTCACCTCATTTTACCAGGATCTTGGTCTTTACCAAGAGTACTTTATATGCCACGATGCCCCTACTTTATGGGAAGATCTGAGGGTAACTGTTGATTTGCTTTTAGCAACTCCTAACTTGCAAAAAGATCACTTGGAGAGTGGATTGCAGGAACAGTTAAGTCTATCCCAAAAGAACATGGTTCTACTTCAGGAGTTCCTGGGGATTAAAGGGAAGGGGGAAATGAAATGA
- a CDS encoding flavodoxin family protein, producing the protein MKILTIIGSPRKKGNSYQAARNLEAKMKRKGTYEFEYLFLKDAHLDACKGCFNCVSRGIEFCPLKDDRQMIQDKMDQADGLIIVSPVYVMTVSALLKNFIDRVAYLCHRPEYHSKNALVLCTTGGIGVKETLNYMEMITKAWGYNVAGKCGLVTAPWPATAGLNKKNTSKLEKSAQQFDQSLKSMEKEKTRKIKVGFKDYMGFRIFQSISSDVKEYMPADYQFYQGKEYYQPAQIGILTRMLTGIMLKVVFFMMRDMGPGDEK; encoded by the coding sequence ATGAAAATTTTAACCATTATTGGAAGCCCCCGAAAGAAGGGTAACAGTTACCAGGCGGCTCGAAACCTGGAAGCTAAGATGAAAAGGAAAGGAACTTATGAATTCGAATACCTGTTCCTTAAAGATGCTCACTTAGATGCCTGTAAAGGCTGTTTCAACTGCGTGTCCCGGGGAATTGAGTTCTGCCCCTTAAAAGATGATCGGCAGATGATCCAGGATAAGATGGACCAAGCAGACGGCCTGATTATAGTCTCCCCGGTGTACGTTATGACGGTATCCGCCCTCCTGAAGAACTTCATTGACCGGGTGGCATATCTATGCCACCGTCCAGAATACCACAGTAAGAATGCCCTTGTCCTCTGCACCACTGGAGGGATAGGAGTTAAAGAAACCCTGAATTACATGGAAATGATAACCAAAGCATGGGGATACAATGTAGCGGGTAAATGTGGTCTGGTAACTGCACCATGGCCGGCAACTGCTGGTTTGAATAAGAAAAACACCAGTAAACTAGAAAAATCAGCCCAACAATTTGACCAATCCTTGAAATCCATGGAAAAAGAAAAAACAAGGAAAATCAAGGTTGGCTTTAAAGATTACATGGGCTTTCGAATCTTTCAAAGCATATCCTCCGATGTCAAGGAGTACATGCCTGCAGATTACCAGTTCTACCAGGGCAAGGAATATTATCAGCCAGCCCAGATAGGCATCCTCACCAGGATGTTAACCGGGATAATGTTAAAAGTGGTCTTTTTCATGATGCGGGATATGGGTCCTGGTGATGAGAAATAA